In a single window of the Heterodontus francisci isolate sHetFra1 chromosome 35, sHetFra1.hap1, whole genome shotgun sequence genome:
- the LOC137350513 gene encoding beta-1,3-galactosyl-O-glycosyl-glycoprotein beta-1,6-N-acetylglucosaminyltransferase 3-like, with the protein MNMRRIVKCRLMWALTTVTALTGLVFLFIGNFQSCEDVMLGIEENLEDVSDGRCLDVFYRTLHLSAQEPDCSRIITGDQTAVEEALLNSLDVSRTKNPLTETHHLNLTKDCVAFIRERKYLTFSLSKEEKNFPISYSIVIHEKIEMFERLLRTIYSPQNVYCIHVDRKAPDSFHLAVRAITACFHNVFIASKLENVIYATWSRVQADLNCMEDLLQSPVKWKYFINLCGLDFPIKTNAEIVRNLMVLNGKNSMESELPSESKKQRWLFHHEVKNQISRTAEKKSSPPISTPMFTGNAYFVATREFVNHLFESPEIQKFLKWAEDTYSPDEHVWATLQRIPTVPGSNPPNSKYQTSDMAAIARLVKWSYLEGDINRGAPYPKCTGTHRRAVCIYGSGDLHWILQQHHLFANKFDSAVDNTALQCLEEHLRFKAIYRKGLM; encoded by the exons ATGAACATGAGAAGAATTGTGAAGTGCCGCCTTATGTGGGCTTTGACCACTGTGACTGCACTAACTGGACTTGTATTTCTATTCATTGGGAATTTTCAATCCTGTGAGGATGTGATGCTGGGAATTGAGGAAAACTTGGAAGATGTGAGTGACGGACGGTGTTTGGATGTGTTTTATAGAACCTTACACCTGTCTGCTCAGGAGCCGGACTGTTCCCGGATTATTACAGGAGACCAGACAGCAGTTGAAGAAGCTCTTTTAAACTCTCTTGATGTGTCACGTACAAAAAACCCTTTGACGGAAACTCATCATTTGAATCTGACAAAGGACTGTGTTGCATTTATAAGGGAGCGCAAGTATCTAACTTTCTCACTCAGTAAGGAGGAGAAGAATTTTCCCATCTCCTATTCCATTGTGATTCATGAGAAGATTGAAATGTTTGAGAGACTTCTGAGGACCATTTATAGCCCCCAGAATGTGTACTGTATTCATGTAGATAGGAAAGCTCCAGACAGTTTCCATCTTGCTGTTCGGGCCATTACTGCATGTTTCCACAATGTTTTCATTGCCAGCAAGTTGGAGAATGTGATTTACGCGACTTGGTCCCGGGTCCAGGCTGATCTGAACTGTATGGAGGACCTGTTACAGAGCCCGGTGAAGTGGAAATATTTCATTAATCTGTGCGGACTCGACTTCCCCATTAAAACAAATGCAGAGATTGTCAGAAACCTAATGGTCCTGAACGGCAAAAACAGCATGGAGTCGGAACTACCCTCAGAATCCAAAAAG CAACGGTGGCTTTTTCATCATGAAGTTAAAAACCAAATAAGCAGAACTGCAGAGAAGAAGAGCTCCCCTCCAATAAGTACTCCCATGTTCACTGGCAATGCATACTTTGTGGCTACAAGGGAATTTGTGAACCATCTGTTTGAGAGTCCTGAAATCCAGAAATTTCTAAAGTGGGCAGAAGATACCTATAGTCCTGATGAGCATGTTTGGGCTACTCTGCAGAGAATCCCTACTGTCCCGGGCTCCAACCCCCCCAATAGCAAGTACCAGACGTCAGATATGGCAGCCATTGCCCGCTTGGTGAAGTGGTCCTACCTGGAGGGGGACATAAACAGAGGTGCACCTTATCCCAAGTGTACAGGAACTCATCGCCGTGCAGTGTGCATCTACGGGTCTGGTGACCTTCATTGGATCTTGCAACAACATCATCTCTTTGCCAACAAATTTGATTCTGCAGTTGATAACACAGCCCTTCAGTGTTTGGAGGAACACCTGAGATTTAAAGCAATTTATAGAAAAGGCTTGATGTAA